The Oncorhynchus mykiss isolate Arlee chromosome 28, USDA_OmykA_1.1, whole genome shotgun sequence genome includes a window with the following:
- the atpsckmt gene encoding ATP synthase subunit C lysine N-methyltransferase yields MAEQSLLETEAIQCNVNAKDTGFKKRLGLIATGIVGGSLVALYAVAGPFVAPALRKVCLPYVPATTAQVENVLKVLQARSGSLVDIGSGDGRIVIAAAKKGFRAVGFELNPWLVWYSRYRAWKAGVHHSTSFHISDLWKVSFNQYSNVVIFGVPQMMDKLEGKLQTELQSTAKVVACRFPFPTWAPDGTAGEGIDTVWVYDAESFKTERGTHQRHFVTPHQPLGNDDTTTSY; encoded by the exons ATGGCAGAACAAAGCCTACTGGAAACTGAGGCGATACAATGTAACGTTAATGCTAAAGACACCGGCTTCAAAAAACGTTTAGGACTGATCGCAACTGGAATTGTCGGGGGGTCATTGGTTGCCCTTTACGCTGTTGCAGGTCCATTTGTTGCACCTGCTTTGAGAAAGGTGTGCCTACCTTACGTTCCCGCAACTACAGCACAGGTGGAAAATGTCCTGAAAGTGCTGCAGGCGAGATCTGGATCCCTCGTGGACATCGGAAGTGGGGATGGAAGAATA GTGATAGCAGCTGCAAAGAAAGGATTTCGAGCTGTTGGATTTGAGTTGAATCCATGGTTGGTGTGGTACTCCCGTTACAGAGCTTGGAAAGCGGGTGTTCATCATTCTACTTCCTTCCACATATCAGATTTATGGAAG GTCAGCTTTAATCAGTACTCGAATGTTGTCATATTTGGAGTACCTCAGATG ATGGATAAGTTGGAGGGCAAACTGCAGACAGAACTACAGAGCACAGCTAAAGTGGTGGCCTGCCGTttcccttttcccacctgggcaCCTGATGGCACTGCTGGAGAAGGAATAGACACTGTGTGGGTATACGATGCAGAGTCGTTCAAAACAGAAAGAGGAACACATCAGAGACATTTTGTAACTCCACATCAGCCCCTGGGCAATGATGACACTACCACGTCATACTAA
- the LOC110508684 gene encoding neuropilin and tolloid-like protein 1 yields MVNKFALPLAVVASLITLGLSGTPGKKAVTNNSGVTPIGQCGTWIKEAEGGLFTSPNYPQKYPPERTCIYIIEASPRQCIDLFFDEKYSIEPSWECKFDHIEVRDGPFSFSTLIGRYCGQESPLYIKSSGRYLHIKFVADGELEAIGFSARYNFTQDPEFKDMGVLPPLPFCEFDLGGSDGIIDSAAILKEGKALQTEAVDCRWFIRAPPKGRVYLRFLEYEMHNSNECKRNFVAVYDGSSSVEHLKNKFCSTVANDVMLVTSVGVIRMWADQGSRKSRFRILFTTFLEPPCEAEAFFCHSNMCINTSLVCNGIQNCVYPWDENNCKEKRKASILDNIDHTNVAIILVTCGLVVVLLIVASIIQVKQPRKKYIIRRDDFDPTLLHETFEPPHYELCTLRRAASADHMSEMAMAEDFDKFHKLRRSSSKCIRDHHCGGAHSQVSSVRGSQSNLSVRDAAIMSDMPLSQSHQATPSSHRNILMMKYSYSQDGQDGCDQDDDMDDCQTPSQSHHVLAAHQSMSNDF; encoded by the exons ATGGTGAACAAATTTGCCTTGCCTCTCG CAGTAGTTGCAAGTCTAATCACTCTTGGATTGTCTGGTACACCGGGGAAAAAAGCAG TGACAAACAATTCAGGGGTGACTCCAATAGGCCAATGTGGCACCTGGATAAAGGAGGCTGAGGGAGGCCTGTTCACCTCCCCCAACTACCCCCAAAAGTACCCACCAGAGCGAACATGTATTTATATCATTGAAG CTTCACCAAGACAATGCATCGACCTCTTCTTTGATGAGAAATATTCAATAGAGCCTTCATGGGAATGCAAATTTGACCACATTGAAGTCCGCGATGGGCCCTTTTCCTTCTCCACTTTAATTGGTCGATACTGTGGCCAGGAAAGCCCTTTGTATATTAAATCAAGTGGGCGATACCTGCATATAAAGTTTGTTGCAGACGGCGAACTGGAGGCAATTGGATTTTCAGCACGCTATAACTTCACTCAAG ATCCTGAATTTAAAGACATGGGTGTCCTACCGCCTCTGCCTT TTTGCGAATTTGATCTGGGTGGATCAGATGGGATCATTGATTCTGCAGCAATTCTCAAAGAGGGCAAAGCCTTGCAGACAGAGGCTGTGGACTGTAGGTGGTTCATTCGAGCGCCACCAAAGGGAAGG GTCTATTTGCGATTTTTGGAATATGAGATGCACAACTCCAATGAATGCAAACGTAACTTTGTGGCTGTGTACGACGGGAGTAGCTCAGTGGAGCACCTGAAGAACAAATTCTGCAGCACAGTGGCCAACGATGTCATGTTGGTTACCTCAGTGGGGGTCATACGAATGTGGGCTGATCAGGGCAGCCGAAAAAGCCGCTTCCGGATCCTTTTCACAACCTTCCTAGAGC CTCCATGTGAAGCGGAGGCTTTCTTTTGCCATAGCAACATGTGTATCAACACCAGCTTAGTGTGCAACGGGATCCAGAACTGTGTCTACCCCTGGGACGAGAACAACTGCAAAG AGAAGAGGAAAGCCAGCATCTTAGACAATATTGACCACACCAATGTCGCAATCATTCTAGTCACCTGTGGTCTGGTGGTTGTCCTTCTCATTGTGGCAAGTATCATTCAAGTTAAACAGCCACGCAAAAAATACATCATCAGGAGGGATGACTTTGACCCCACATTGCTCCATGAAACCTTCGAGCCACCACATTATGAACTGTGCACTCTGCGGAGGGCAGCCTCTGCCGACCACATGAGTGAAATGGCTATGGCCGAGGACTTTGATAAGTTTCACAAACTCAGACGGTCTTCGTCCAAATGCATTCGTGACCACCACTGCGGCGGAGCCCACTCCCAGGTGTCCAGCGTCAGGGGAAGCCAAAGTAACCTGAGTGTGCGGGACGCAGCCATTATGTCAGACATGCCTCTCTCCCAGTCCCACCAGGCCACACCCTCCAGCCACAGGAATATACTGATGATGAAGTACAGTTACTCACAGGACGGGCAGGATGGTTGTGACCAGGATGACGACATGGATGACTGTCAGACCCCGAGCCAGAGCCACCATGTCCTGGCTGCACATCAGTCAATGTCCAATGATTTCTGA
- the LOC110508686 gene encoding cerebellin-2-like, with amino-acid sequence MSLRFCTMISLVLLGFGVAFSLGQNYTEPLVLEGKCLVVCDANPSVEGALTSSFGISVRASGAKVAFSALRGTNHEPSDMSNTSPTIYFDQVLVNIGNHFKPQASVFQAPRRGIYSFSFHVVKVYNRQTIQVNLMHNEYPIISAFAGDHDVTREAASNSVLLHLEREDKLYLKLERGDLMGGWRYSTFSGFLVFPL; translated from the exons ATGTCTCTTCGATTTTGTACCATGATATCATTGGTCCTCCTAGGATTTGGCGTTGCCTTTTCGCTGGGACAGAATTACACAGAACCTCTTGTTTTGGAGGGAAAGTGTCTGGTGGTTTGCGATGCGAACCCGTCTGTAGAGGGAGCATTGACCTCTTCCTTCGGGATATCTGTCCGGGCAAGCGGTGCTAAAGTGGCTTTCTCTGCACTCAGGGGAACGAACCACGAACCATCTGATATGAGCAATACGTCTCCGACCATCTACTTTGACCAG GTATTAGTGAACATTGGCAACCATTTCAAGCCGCAAGCGAGTGTATTTCAAGCACCAAGAAGAGGCATTTACAGTTTTAGCTTCCATGTGGTGAAGGTTTACAACCGGCAGACTATACAG GTAAACTTGATGCACAACGAATACCCTATAATATCAGCTTTCGCCGGGGACCATGATGTCACTCGAGAGGCTGCGAGCAATTCAGTCCTTCTGCACCTGGAACGGGAGGACAAACTCTACTTGAAGCTTGAGAGGGGGGATCTAATGGGTGGCTGGAGGTACTCAACGTTTTCTGGATTCTTGGTGTTTCCACTCTAA
- the socs6 gene encoding suppressor of cytokine signaling 6 isoform X1: protein MKKICLKTIRKSFNLKSREEGKDIVPQPNSATDISTDSVFGKCYSKELVRNDFNHEEEKGPKNRSKGESLMGSLKRRLSAKQKNKIKESSTSVTSEDDTFSCSSAPIFFNDVKSQHHLRSNSHHYSPTPWALRAANSEETCIRMDGKVKAMIHSSDPSPSLNGILKEFPDPQRETLFQDSTENTKPQNGDLHLGIDHENVPAIIGLASQDYIHYAMPIDDELDPAEGLDSSSPMHEVPQPEQFPPFADEEPIDQEKLISPDIFMDPSVNRLLSDAECALIQDSRIEPPLSPLLSLPPGSHIRRSFLVYGGSSHSHGAERVLHHLNFDPNSAPGVGRVYDAVQHSGPMIVTSLTVELKKLAKQGWYWGPITRWEAEEKLASLPDGSFLVRDSSDDRYLLSLSFRSQGKTLHTRIEHSNGSFSFYEQPDVEGHISIVELIECSIIDSESGAFCYSRSRTPGTAMYPVRLTNPISRFMQVRSMQYLCRFVIRQYTRIDLIQKLPLPNKMKDYLQEKHY from the coding sequence ATGAAGAAAATCTGTCTGAAAACGATACGAAAGTCATTCAACCTAAAAagcagagaggagggaaaggataTTGTACCACAGCCAAATTCAGCTACCGACATCTCAACAGATTCAGTGTTTGGAAAATGTTACAGCAAAGAACTTGTTCGCAACGACTTCAATCATGAGGAGGAGAAAGGCCCTAAGAACCGCTCCAAGGGTGAGAGTCTTATGGGATCACTGAAAAGAAGGCTTTCGGCAaagcagaaaaataaaataaaggaaAGTTCCACATCGGTGACCAGTGAAGATGACACATTCTCGTGCTCCTCAGCACCCATATTCTTTAATGATGTCAAATCACAACACCATCTAAGATCTAATAGTCACCATTATAGCCCCACGCCATGGGCCCTCAGGGCAGCAAATTCTGAGGAAACATGCATTAGGATGGATGGGaaagtgaaagctatgatacaTTCATCAGACCCAAGCCCATCTCTGAATGGCATTCTGAAAGAATTCCCAGACCCCCAGAGGGAAACGCTTTTTCAGGATTCAACCGAGAACACTAAGCCTCAGAATGGTGATTTGCATCTAGGTATTGATCATGAAAATGTACCTGCCATCATTGGACTAGCATCTCAGGACTATATACACTATGCAATGCCTATAGATGATGAACTTGACCCTGCAGAAGGTTTGGATAGTTCCTCTCCAATGCATGAGGTGCCTCAGCCTGAGCAATTCCCTCCTTTTGCAGATGAAGAGCCCATTGACCAGGAGAAGCTGATATCACCAGATATATTCATGGACCCATCGGTGAATCGACTGCTCTCTGATGCTGAATGTGCCTTGATTCAGGACTCTAGAATAgagcctcctctctcccccttgctctCTCTACCACCTGGTAGTCACATCCGAAGGAGTTTTCTAGTATATGGTGGTTCTTCTCACTCACATGGTGCAGAGAGAGTTTTGCATCATCTCAACTTTGACCCCAATTCAGCCCCTGGCGTTGGCAGGGTTTATGATGCTGTTCAGCACAGCGGGCCCATGATTGTAACCAGCCTTACAGTAGAGCTAAAGAAACTGGCCAAGCAGGGTTGGTACTGGGGTCCTATAACGCGTTGGGAAGCTGAGGAAAAACTTGCCAGCCTGCCAGATGGGTCATTCTTGGTGCGAGACAGCTCAGACGATCGCTATCTTTTGAGCTTGAGCTTTCGTTCACAGGGTAAGACCCTCCACACCAGGATTGAACACTCCAATGGTAGTTTCAGTTTCTACGAACAGCCAGATGTGGAGGGTCACATATCAATAGTGGAACTCATAGAATGTTCAATCATAGATTCTGAGAGTGGAGCCTTCTGCTATTCACGATCTCGCACACCAGGGACTGCAATGTATCCTGTCCGACTTACAAACCCTATCTCAAGGTTTATGCAGGTGCGCTCCATGCAGTACCTCTGTCGGTTTGTCATCCGTCAGTACACACGGATCGACCTTATCCAGAAGTTGCCTTTGCCAAACAAGATGAAAGATTACTTGCAGGAAAAGCACTACTGA
- the socs6 gene encoding suppressor of cytokine signaling 6 (The RefSeq protein has 1 substitution compared to this genomic sequence) — translation MKKICLKTIRKSFNLKSREEGKDIVPQPNSATDISTDSVFGKCYSKELVRNDFNHEEEKGPKNRSKGESLMGSLKRRLSAKQKNKIKESSTSVTSEDDTFSCSSAPIFFNDVKSQHHLRSNSHHYSPTPWALRAANSEETCIRMDGKVKAMIHSSDPSPSLNGILKEFPDPQRDTLFQDSTENTKPQNGDLHLGIDHENVPAIIGLASQDYIHYAMPIDDELDPAEGLDSSSPMHEVPQPEQFPPFADEEPIDQEKLISPDIFMDPSVNRLLSDAECALIQDSRIEPPLSPLLSLPPGSHIRRSFLVYGGSSHSHGAERVLHHLNFDPNSAPGVGRVYDAVQHSGPMIVTSLTVELKKLAKQGWYWGPITRWEAEEKLASLPDGSFLVRDSSDDRYLLSLSFRSQGKTLHTRIEHSNGSFSFYEQPDVEGHISIVELIECSIIDSESGAFCYSRSRTPGTAMYPVRLTNPISRFMQVRSMQYLCRFVIRQYTRIDLIQKLPLPNKMKDYLQEKHY, via the coding sequence ATGAAGAAAATCTGTCTGAAAACGATACGAAAGTCATTCAACCTAAAAagcagagaggagggaaaggataTTGTACCACAGCCAAATTCAGCTACCGACATCTCAACAGATTCAGTGTTTGGAAAATGTTACAGCAAAGAACTTGTTCGCAACGACTTCAATCATGAGGAGGAGAAAGGCCCTAAGAACCGCTCCAAGGGTGAGAGTCTTATGGGATCACTGAAAAGAAGGCTTTCGGCAaagcagaaaaataaaataaaggaaAGTTCCACATCGGTGACCAGTGAAGATGACACATTCTCGTGCTCCTCAGCACCCATATTCTTTAATGATGTCAAATCACAACACCATCTAAGATCTAATAGTCACCATTATAGCCCCACGCCATGGGCCCTCAGGGCAGCAAATTCTGAGGAAACATGCATTAGGATGGATGGGaaagtgaaagctatgatacaTTCATCAGACCCAAGCCCATCTCTGAATGGCATTCTGAAAGAATTCCCAGACCCCCAGAGGGAAACGCTTTTTCAGGATTCAACCGAGAACACTAAGCCTCAGAATGGTGATTTGCATCTAGGTATTGATCATGAAAATGTACCTGCCATCATTGGACTAGCATCTCAGGACTATATACACTATGCAATGCCTATAGATGATGAACTTGACCCTGCAGAAGGTTTGGATAGTTCCTCTCCAATGCATGAGGTGCCTCAGCCTGAGCAATTCCCTCCTTTTGCAGATGAAGAGCCCATTGACCAGGAGAAGCTGATATCACCAGATATATTCATGGACCCATCGGTGAATCGACTGCTCTCTGATGCTGAATGTGCCTTGATTCAGGACTCTAGAATAgagcctcctctctcccccttgctctCTCTACCACCTGGTAGTCACATCCGAAGGAGTTTTCTAGTATATGGTGGTTCTTCTCACTCACATGGTGCAGAGAGAGTTTTGCATCATCTCAACTTTGACCCCAATTCAGCCCCTGGCGTTGGCAGGGTTTATGATGCTGTTCAGCACAGCGGGCCCATGATTGTAACCAGCCTTACAGTAGAGCTAAAGAAACTGGCCAAGCAGGGTTGGTACTGGGGTCCTATAACGCGTTGGGAAGCTGAGGAAAAACTTGCCAGCCTGCCAGATGGGTCATTCTTGGTGCGAGACAGCTCAGACGATCGCTATCTTTTGAGCTTGAGCTTTCGTTCACAGGGTAAGACCCTCCACACCAGGATTGAACACTCCAATGGTAGTTTCAGTTTCTACGAACAGCCAGATGTGGAGGGTCACATATCAATAGTGGAACTCATAGAATGTTCAATCATAGATTCTGAGAGTGGAGCCTTCTGCTATTCACGATCTCGCACACCAGGGACTGCAATGTATCCTGTCCGACTTACAAACCCTATCTCAAGGTTTATGCAGGTGCGCTCCATGCAGTACCTCTGTCGGTTTGTCATCCGTCAGTACACACGGATCGACCTTATCCAGAAGTTGCCTTTGCCAAACAAGATGAAAGATTACTTGCAGGAAAAGCACTACTGA